Proteins co-encoded in one Papaver somniferum cultivar HN1 chromosome 5, ASM357369v1, whole genome shotgun sequence genomic window:
- the LOC113279801 gene encoding aspartic proteinase nepenthesin-2-like, translating into MKYRTYAYVSDPTTSGDLAFETFTTNSNTGDDALETVELVMGCGFEQKNWGQILGVPDIGDGHQLPKPLPQRGSAPVAGVLGLGQGDFTSLVHQLGDSEGKFAYCLESHASPPIASSHTYLRFGSDATIGGGPEAVRRTPIFRNPNFGTPYYLHLEDISIGDRKLKFASQDFEISPDGKGGTIIDSGAPLNTMYRPHFERVKQVLVEYMEAEGARLDAASHLFGSLFRYTTHF; encoded by the coding sequence ATGAAATATAGAACTTATGCATATGTGAGCGATCCAACTACATCTGGTGATCTTGCTTTTGAAACATTTACTACAAACTCAAATACCGGTGATGATGCCCTTGAAACTGTTGAGCTTGTCATGGGTTGTGGTTTTGAACAAAAGAACTGGGGACAAATTCTTGGTGTTCCTGATATTGGTGACGGTCATCAACTACCAAAGCCGCTTCCTCAACGTGGGAGTGCTCCTGTAGCAGGAGTTCTCGGTTTAGGACAAGGAGATTTCACGTCGTTGGTACATCAATTAGGTGATTCTGAAGGTAAATTTGCATACTGCTTGGAGTCGCATGCTAGTCCTCCCATTGCGAGTTCACACACGTATTTAAGGTTTGGTTCAGACGCAACAATTGGAGGTGGACCTGAAGCCGTACGTAGAACTCCAATATTTCGAAACCCAAACTTTGGGACGCCATACTACTTGCATCTAGAGGATATTAGCATAGGCGACCGAAAATTAAAGTTTGCAAGTCAAGATTTCGAGATTAGTCCGGATGGAAAAGGAGGCACTATCATAGATTCTGGGGCGCCACTTAACACTATGTATAGGCCTCATTTCGAAAGAGTTAAACAGGTGTTGGTGGAATATATGGAAGCAGAAGGTGCTCGTCTTGATGCTGCTAGTCACTTATTTGGATCCTTGTTTCGGTATACCACCCACTTTTGA